In Deinococcus reticulitermitis, the sequence TCAAGAAGACCTCCGGTAAGGACCGCCTGTTCGAGAGATTGCTGGAAGCGGCACTGGACAACCCCGAAGGGACGGTGCGGGAGGTGCTGTTCCCCGTCATGGGGGAGGAGCGTCTGCGCGACCTGCTGCGGGAGTTCCGGGCCAGAGGGTCGTACCGCCAAGAGGTGCATATGCACCTCCGGTCCTCATACAAGCAGCACTACCGTCGCATGACCCCGGGGCTGCTCACCGCTCTGGAGTTCCGCTCCAATAATTCAGCACACCAGCCTGTCATTGACGCCCTGGCGCTCGTCAAACGCTACCTGAACAGCAAGGCGCTCAACTATTCCACTTTTGAAGAAATCCCCGTGCAGGGCGTGATCGCCAGGAACAGGCATCACGGTAGCAATGGAACGGAAAGTCGGGTTTTAATGGCCTTTCCGGGGTCACGCCAACAGTGACGCAGACCACGCTCGGCAGTAGAGGAGGCTATAGCGAGGGAATTCTGGCAACCCATTCGCCCATCTCCTGGATGTGGGGAGCCAATTCCTGACGGAGACCTGCGGGATGTCGCTGGGCCACGTCCAAGCCCACGTTTGAGTATGAACCAGGCAGGAAGTCGGGAAGGCCCGGGTCTCTGCTCCGCCCCAGAGCTGGCAGGGCCAGACTGAAGGCGCGGCCTCCTGCACCGCGCTGCGGCATGGCCCCATTCTCCGAACGCCCTTGCGCCCTCAGTGTGAAGCCGCTATCAAGGGCGGCATGGCTGCCAATGTGAATGTCGCCCTGGAACGAGTGCAGGCCATCGGGCGGGACGTGGTGGCCGCGCTGCCCAACGTCTTGATCGCCCTGGTCGTTTTGCTGGGGTTCTGGCTGATTGCCCGTGCCGCGCGGGGCCTGGTGGAGCGCGTCTGGGGAAGCCGCGAGGGCAACCTGGGGCGGCTGTTCGGGCGGCTGGCGTCCGGGGGCATCCTGACGCTGGGCGTGCTGGTGGGGCTGACCATCGTCTTTCCCTCGGTCACGCCCGCCAGCCTGTTCAGCCTGCTGGGGGTCGGCGGGGTCGCCATCGGCTTCGCCTTCCGGGACATCCTGCAAAACTTGCTCGCGGGCATCCTGCTGCTGCTCACCCGGCCCTTCCGGCTGGGAGACCAGATCGTCGTGGGGGACACTGAGGGCACCGTGGAGGACATTCAGGTCCGCGCGACCATCATCCGCACCTACGACAACCTTCAGGTCGTGATTCCCAACGCTGACCTCTTCACGGGCCGGGTCACCGTCAAGACGGCCTACGAGGTCAGGCGTCTTCAGTACGACGTGGGCATCGGCTACGGCGACGACATCGGGACGGCCAAGCGCGTCATTCAGGACACGCTCGCGGGCCTGAAGCTCATTCGACAGGACCCGGCCCCGGAAGTCCTGGTGGTGGACCTCGCGGAGAGCAGCGTGAACCTGCGGGTGCGCTGGTGGATCGATCCGCCCCGGCGCAAGGACGCGCTCGACAGCCAGGACGAGGTCTTGCAGCGGATCAAGGAAGCCCTGCTGGCCCACGGCATCGACCTGCCCTTTCCGACGCGGCAGATTCTGTGGCACGACCAGACCGAGGCCGCGGACGGTGACCGCGCGGCGCAGCGCGAGGGCTGGCCCGCCGGGAAGGGTGACGCGCCCCGGCCCCGCTGGCGGGTGCTGGCCGAGAAGACCGGGCAGGACGCGGAGTGAGGGGCCGCCTCGCGGTCCTGTGGACCACTCTCCGGGACAGCTTCTGGTTCCTGCCCACCGTCATGGTGGGGCTGGCCGTCCTCCTCGCCGAGGGGGCCGTGAACGCGGA encodes:
- a CDS encoding mechanosensitive ion channel family protein, with the translated sequence MAANVNVALERVQAIGRDVVAALPNVLIALVVLLGFWLIARAARGLVERVWGSREGNLGRLFGRLASGGILTLGVLVGLTIVFPSVTPASLFSLLGVGGVAIGFAFRDILQNLLAGILLLLTRPFRLGDQIVVGDTEGTVEDIQVRATIIRTYDNLQVVIPNADLFTGRVTVKTAYEVRRLQYDVGIGYGDDIGTAKRVIQDTLAGLKLIRQDPAPEVLVVDLAESSVNLRVRWWIDPPRRKDALDSQDEVLQRIKEALLAHGIDLPFPTRQILWHDQTEAADGDRAAQREGWPAGKGDAPRPRWRVLAEKTGQDAE